Part of the Neoarius graeffei isolate fNeoGra1 chromosome 15, fNeoGra1.pri, whole genome shotgun sequence genome is shown below.
GTTTAACATATGAAATTTGTGGCTCCAAGTGTTTTGGATGTAAATTGCTAACTTATATGTTAAGTACTTTTAGGATAATAAGgataaataaaccttcattattGTAAAGGTCCAAGAAATATAATGGTCCAAGAAACTGTGCAAAAGGTTCTTTTTTCAatcagaaaacatattcaaaaTTGTTGCCATAGTTTTCCTGAGTAATTTTTCATTTGAAAAGTGATGTTAAACATTCTGTCCTCTCCTGAACAGAAATATGGATTTTGTGACCTGATTTGATTTGCGCGGTGACCGGAAAGTAGATACAGTATGAAGTTGAAATTTTCTAGTCACCTACCAGATTGGTGTATCTTTCTAAAAAGGCATTTTAGCTTATTTCCTGGACCTATTTCTCATTTCTAGCTCTATTGATATGTGAAGTGACTCCTAAAATAGACTGAAAAAATTCACCAAAAACTAGATTTTCCAAAATATGTCCACCATTGATGGATATTTTGGTGTCTCTTTGTTCCATTAAGATCTCTGCAATAATTAGGTGGAATGTAGGGGACCCAATCCACCAATTAGGCTTAAATCTGAATGATAATGTAAAAAAATCCAAATTTGTGAATTTTACCTTCCTGCTATGTTAAAACTAATAAATTTTGGAATTTGAAATGACTTGTAGCCTTGATACTTGAGGTACATGTTACCCAATATGTATTCTATGGAATTCAGGATGGATTTTTGCATTACATTGAAGTTCATTTTCAACTGTTTTTGGGAATTTTAAGGCAacctttggtgtgaaagtgcccATGTATATGCCAGAATCCTCATTTGAGGTGAAGCTAATATTGGTTAAAGCTTACAGAAGCTTCACCTTTATCAAATCACATTCTGTAACAGAATTTAAGAAaaactaaaataaattaaaaaaaaaaaaaacatgactgaCAGGAAGTTCATAAACGTTGGATTAATTGCCTCTGCACtgacaaattaaaataaataaataccatcaCCTGTAATCCCATTTCCTCCCTCAGATCTGCAAGCTGATATTGATCCATGTAAACACCATTGGGCAATGTGTGAAGAAGTAGAGCCTTGAAAAGATGTGACGTAGGCTCATGTCGAACCTCATAAACAAGGTCcctagagagagcgagagagaaagcaaAGTAATACTGAAGAAACTCAATTTCCACAGGAATCAATTAAATATGCTTATCTACACAACAACGACATAGCTAATTATGAGATCAGTACTCTCACAATACATTTTTCTGAGATCATATGTATCGTCAGTACTGTTAGAATATCAACCACCAACCCTACACTGACTAACTAACAACGAGCTGACTGGATACTTACCGCAAGTGCTTTTCATTTTCCCCACAGTTCTCTGTTAAATAATTTGCATTAAATTATGTAGCGTTTGTCTGTGAAGTCATTTTCACAACAGATGGTGCAATAAATTTTGACACTGCAAACATTAGAGCTGGGAGGTCGATGCAGcgatagcactgttgtctcacgtcTCCATGGCCCCATTAGAGCATGCCTTTGTCTGTGTGAAGTTTCACGTCATtgtgggtttcctgcagcacaaactgctgaaaaagttaatgctgtcacctttctgttttagccagcattaactttttcagcagtttgtgctgcagtaacttctgtgggattggaccatataataataaagttaaatttatatagtacctttctcatacccaaggtcactttacaattatataggctagccttcatgccccatgcaaatcaatgagctttGGCCACCCATAACCCTGCCGCCAGTTCAACAGTTGTCctaccttggaccacttttggtaggttctaaccactgcataccaggaacaccccacaagatgtgccattttgagatgctcagacccagtcatctagccatcacagtttAGCCctcgtcaaagtcgctcagatctttacgctttcccatttttcctgcttccaacacatcaaccttgagagaactgactgttctcctgCTGCCTAATATCacaccccttgacagatgccattgcaataaatatgggtaaagtgaataacattttggttgtcagtggttttaatgttatggtcacagtggcacttgaaagtttgtgaaccttttagaattttctagatttctacataaatatgacccaaaacaacagattttcacacaagtcctaaaagtagataaagagaacccagttaaacaaattagacaaaaatattatacttggtcatttatttattgaggaaaatgatccaatattacatatctgtgagtggcaaaaagtatgtgaacctctaggattagcagttaatttgaaggtgaaattagagtcaggtgttttcaatcaatgggatgacaatgacgtgagtgggcaccctgttttatttaaagaatagggatctatcaacgtctgatcttcacaacacatgtttgtggaagtgtatcatggcacaaacaaaggagatttctgaggacctcaggagaagcattgttgatgctcatcaggctgcaaaaggttacaaaaccacctcgaaagagtttggactccaccaatccacagtcagacagattgtgtacaaatggaggaaattcaagaccatcgttacctccccaggagtggtcgaccaacaaagatcactccaagagcaaggcatgtaatagccggggaggtcacaaaagaccccagggtaacttctaagcaactgaaggcttctctcacattggctaacgttcatgagtccaccatcagcagaacactgaataacaatggtgtgcatggcagggttgcaaggagaaagccactgcttccaaaaagaacattgctgctcgtctgcagtttgctaaagctcacggagacaagccagaaggctactggaaaaatgttttgtggacggatgagaccaaaatagaactttttggttgaaatgagaagcgttatgtttggagaaaggaaaatactgcattccagcataagaaccttatcccacctgtgaaaacatggtggtggtggtagtatcatggtttaggcctgtttcgctgcatctgggccaggacggcttgccatcattgatggaataatgaattctgaattacaccagtgaattctaaaggaaaatgtcaggacatctgtccatgaactgaatctcaagagaaggtgggtcatgcagcaagacaacgaccctaagcacacaagtctcatctcatcatatcacctctagctgctttatcctgttctacaaggtcgcaggcaagctggagcctatcccagctgactacggccgaaaggcagggcacactctggacaaatcgccaggtagcacacaagtcgttctaccaaataaaaaaaagttaatattttggaatggccaagtcaaagtcctgaccttaatccaatcgaaatgttatggaaggacctgaagcgagcagttcatgcgaggaaacccaccaacatcccagagttgaagctgttctgtacagaggaacgggctaaaattcctccaagccggtgtgcaggactgatcaacagttaccagaaacatttagttgcagttattgctgcacaagggggtcacaccagatactgaaagcaagggttcacatacttttgccattcacagatatgtaatattggatcattttcctcaataaataaatgaccaagtataatatttttgtctcatttgtttaactgggttctctttatctacttttaggacttgtgtgaaaatctgatgctttaggtcatatttatgcagaaatatagaaaattctaaagggttcacaaactttcaagcaccactataattgATGTGTATATTGCGTTTACTTATGCCGGTGTCCTGCTTGCATGTTTCAGTGTTTTGATCGTTTTAAAAcaaaagttgggggggggggggggggggggaacttaaAATTGTTTATGCTCCAGCTATAATGGACACTGAACATAACGGAGCTCTTCAAACTATGATCCAAATTTAAAGCTTCCTTGTTTCCCAGCGGTAGAAGCTCAGTTGAACAGTAACAGAGTAAAAGCTGTAATATTTCCAACAACTGTaatgacatatctgtgaagaatctcagtcatccaggtacatagtaatctgtggttggtagaagagagcaactggacttgcttgaagattcttgaaaacgtttcacctctcatccgaaaggcttcctcagttctgtctgcctaatagggagtatcaggtatttatcatctcatggatcatcatagaatccgaatcagaattctgatggctgcattgtaggtggctgataaaagatgtcatagacacccacctctgttcagtgatggtcgttccaggttgacaaaaatgaacgatcctctctggctaagacgtctgccagttttctggcatcgtttcgcctctcatcagcttttcggatgagaggcgaaacgttttcaagaatcttcaagcaagtccagttgctctcttctaccagccacagattactatgtacctggatgactgagattcttcacagatatgtttctacgcactttgggatgagatcccttcgactggtgcgggagtatgagaggacttccagaaaactggcagacatcttagccagagaggatcgttcatttttgtcaatctggaacgaccatcactgaacagaggtgggtgtctatgacatcttatcagccacctacaatgcagccatcagcattctgattcggattctatgatgtctgtgaagattctcaaatcATCCAggccatagtaaactgtgggtggtagaaatgggcaactggacttgcttgaagatgcttgaaaatgtttcacctctcgtccaaaaggcttcctcagttctgtctgactaatagggagtatcagatatttatcctctcctggatcagaatcagaattctgatgaccagctcatctaaggtgtcattgaggcatcatgttggtgtgcctaacgggcaatcctttgatcaccctaatgacttgccgttcacacccagcctccagtgacccacaccaacatgatgcctcaatgacaccttagatgagctggtcatcagattgAAGAAACACAGGACAAGTTGGAATTATCCTTtatgtacacagtgtgtactaagaCTTGCCAACGGAAATGACACAGGAGTTATCAAGTGGGCACCCCCTTCATCAGCGTTTCGTTGATTTAAGCCCACGACGCCTCCAGAAGGCTCAACGGTAACCCCAGGCATCCCTGAAGTACCCCCCTCTGTGTCATCCCTGGCTGCCACTTGATGCCCAACAGGTGTCCTTGCGCTTCAGCCAAAGCCAGTGGCTACTAACTTCAGCTGCTCCTGACAGCGCTTTGATGGCATGACGTAGGGCGTGGCCTCTTACTCCCATGTCcttgagcagcctggtggtcacaAAGGCCACAAAGCCTCTGCATCCCATCTCCACAGGGCACACCTCCGTCCTCCAGCCATGCTGCTGTGCCTCCGCAGCAAGGTCAGCACATCGTAGGTGTTTCCTTTCATATGCCTCTTCTACGGACTCCTCCCAGGGCACAGGGAGTTCAATgatctagaccaggggtgtcaaacctgatccataaagggccgtgtggctgcaggctttcattccagccatgcagcagcaccctgatttggcttattcaatcaactgacacacccaccctttaatcaagggtgggtgtggctgcaagtatttgactgtgtgaagacagttcagttgattgaatgagccaagtcaggtgtgctgctgcatggctggaatgaaaacctgcagccacacggccctttatggatcaggtttgacacccctgatctagacCTTCTTAGCAGATGGTGACCAAAATACCAAGTCAGGCCTAAGAGTAGTGGCAGCGATCTCAGGAGGAAAGGCAAGGcgttgaccaacatctgccagcatTTTCCAGTCACAGGCTATGCGTAACTGGCAATGCTCTGCAGTTGCAGGTGCGCTGTAATTTTCCTTTGCCCCCTCTCGCACAAATGCAACGGCTGGCAGGGAGTTGGATCCTACAGATGTTGCTGAGTTGGCTGTTGTTCGTCTGTGCTCCAAAGTGGCAGCAAGGTTCTTCAACACCTGGTTGTGACGCCAAGTATAACGCCCCTGGGCAAGACTCACTTTACAACCAGTGAGAATATGCCTAAGGGATGCCGGCTTGGAGCAGAGTACACAGGCTGGATCTTCTCCTCGCCACTGCTGGAGATTTATGGGTGTGGGGAGAACATCGTAGGTTGCCCTGATGATGAAGCTGATTTGCTTTGACTCCATACTCCATAGGTCTTTCCAGCTCAACTTCCTTCCCTCCACATGCACCTAGAGAGAATcggatttctgccgttgctcgactgaaatcgaagttcaaaatgccatgtatacaccttaattcggctgaaattgaaccgaacttgatttctcggaatcgagctacacgacctagtttatgcgatttctgccgagctactttgtgcatgtataccctatcgagctagttgtcgagctacttctggaagtgacgagtgacgagaccacaagcgggaaacacaacagcctcggtcggcatgacaacagtagtagcgagcagcagaagaggtcaggaggaacaaacgaagaagagaaaatggcgatgtagagctctctgaagtgtgggtggagcacagaggacggcaggacaaagcttctggtactaataggctttttattgtcagactttttagtttaacagcctacttttattcttgagagaagcgtgtgctgtgttctagtcccgggatgagctctcccctctgcctccttaaatagggcgcggttactgggaagacacacaaacacaggttaattaccgtcaggtgtaccgtcgttctgccactcaccttccctggctccgccctcctgtcatagaccggcgcttgaccacgcccccactgccacaggcaagcagaaacgtgcacttctggagcaatgaggagaaagagttcatgctcattcagcttaaggagttgaatatattaaaattcatggacgggagaaaaacacgcaatggagaacacggaactgataactttgtttacactcttgaatagctcttcttcatgatgacaaccggaagtgtaccaacacgatggggcatgtagcgccacctgtggctcgggtgcacaatgcacctcacacaatagcccgatttcactgtgtgcatgtaggattggatttctctggcaccctgctgggaccttcagctcgattactgacagcagctcgatttggatgtgcatgtaaacgtagtgagtgtcccACTTAGTCCACTTTCCCTGCTTACCAAGTGCCACCATCTTGGCCCTCCTGATGCCTTCCTCCTGGTTTTTTACCTCATCCATGATCATCCTCCTCCTTTCAGCAGCTGAGGCCTTGCTCCAGGCTGGACGCTGAGCAGTTAAACCCAGACCTCCTCTTCCATGCTGAACATATCCCACGATGTCTGCATGCTTGAGGGCTGCCACTGCCTCCTCAACTGCTTGCACTTGTCTCCATTTACGGCCTGCTATGATGGCTGGGGCATTCTTGCTCACCATTAGGTCTTTGGATTCCGTCAGTGTCACCTGGAGTCTTATCTTGGCACACTTGAATTCCTCCGTAAGACTGGTGAATGGCAGTCTGAGGAGGCAGTCTCCATAGAGGGCGGTGGATGTCAGGCACCGAGGGACTCCCAACCACTTCTTTTCTTtcacatcatgttggtgtgggtcactggaggctgggtgtgaatggcaagtcattagggtgatcaaaggattgcccgttaggcacaccaacatgatgcctcaatgacaccttagatgagctggtcatcagaattctgattctgatccaggagaggataaatatctgatactccctattagtcagacagaactgaggaagccttttggacgagaggtgaaacgttttcaagaatcttcaagcaagtccagttgcccatttctaccacccacagcattctatgatgatccatgagaggataaatacctgatactccctattagtcagacagaactgaggaagcctttcagatgagaggtgaaacgttttcaagaatcttcaagcaagtccagttgctctcttctaccaaccacagattactgtaATGACAGACTTCACACTGTTTACCTGTGGAAGCCTTGTTTGGTAAGCTTCATCGACATGACCACTGATTCAAGCCAAGAGGCTGCAAACTCACATCCAACACCATCTGAAACAAACCAGGAAAACAATAAACAAATTACATGATCAACAAAGAGAACTCCGGAAGTAAAACAAGCCGATCAGCCTGCTGTTACACGGTGGCGGACAACAAAgctggtttttgttttgtttttaaatatttgttttataCTTTTAAAAAATTGCTTTCTATCATAACTTACACCTGCAACAAAGTCGTTACCTTTCTGTGACGCGCCACAAATAATAGCACATAATACAGTTAATGCAAAATGTAAGACTAGCATAGTCGACCCATATCACTGGCACTGGGCGAATCCCTAATTCTTACACCCTCCCTATATAGGCGTACTAAATAGGCTCCCACAATATTTAGTGCATATTTAGGGAAGACACATTTTCGATGCACAAGATATAAATTGCATTCATCGTCTAGTTCACGATCATTTATATTATCTTCTTCCTATTCGTGTTGTTAAACATCTCGTCTATTTTTACACTCCAACTAGTGCACTACATATAAAATAAGACGTGATTTGGGGTTTGACCTTCATCGGCGGCTTATTTCCGTATTCTGTCATGGGTGACCGATAGATGGCGCTAATTCAATAGTTATCGTTACAACCAAGAAGAAGAagtgttttgttgttttctacGAAATTGCAGTTAAATTACTCTTCATAACACCTACAGGTATGTAAGAGAACAAATAATCCAGCGAAATTTTAATAATTTTGTTTAAGCTAGTTAGCTTTCAGGTGCAGTATCGAGGGTTATTTTAGCTAATGCTAGTGGTTACTCTATTGCTATGGCAACAGCTCGGGAGCTTCCTGTAAACGTTTTCTGCTTTATTTATTAATACAGGCTAATTTATTGCACATGGAGATTTATAACACCATGACGCAAAGTTAAACACAatttattgcaaaaaaaaaaaaaaaagtctgaccaGAGTAACATGAGTTGGAACTTAGCATAAAATCGAAATTGGATATTTAGGAGACTAATTTCtaaactgttgtttttttttttttaaactcagtcTACAGCgaatcaatttattattattattatgctgtgTTTTACATATTACACTCAATCTAACGAGCTCAAGAAGCCCAAACTTTTCTTCCAAGACCAGTTAGTGTTTTTGTACACAGTTACATGCAGTTCATATAAACTCAGGGATGTTTATGGGGATAAAAGAAAAGAGACAGGAAATGGGCAGCTATTCTCTGTATacatccatacatgtcaacctatacggaatgtccgtattttatatggatttgattcaataaacgcagtatacgggcgtacaaataaagttatacggattctttaaaaaaaaaacttcaatatttatttagagctataatcaattcccacgatgataaaagagctcataacatttacaaacgtactgtacaccacagaaagcacacacagccagtaaagagtcttatgaaatcgcgcattatcttgtggtagcgagacttcgttccacttttgatcatgcgcacaccgcattgcgagaatcccgccaaccgggaagtaacattttgtttgaaatgcgtatttccacctgagcgactttcaataacgactgaaaagattctgaatgggcactccggcaagatcaacacagacacttgctgtgacatgcagcctagtgaggtattgttgCAGACTGCAAAAAAAAGCCGTCATGgaatacaattcagaacattagagtgacactgtgtttttgtcaaacattgctttgtattcattctgaaggtttattgttattaatattgaataaaaagtaactgggatatatcattgttaattatcattcaaattttaggtaaattattttaatttgcatcttatacggattttggaggttggttatacaggtttgattgaccaaaggttgacatgtatgtacatCAGACTTGGAGTGATATTCTGTTCACGAACGAGCTAACACTGATTTAAATTGAGATTTCTTTCCTTCTAGGTAAAAGTTCAGAGCTAACtttctttatgtgaaagcatctcagGGAGATTTGGGGGCCTTAATAATTAATTACATTTGACCAAGAGACTGCAATGATGCCAGCTGCTGAAAAGAACAACAACTCTCATCCTCCAGGTGACAAGAAAACTAGTATCAAGTGCTAGACATAGCCTACATCATGCCTATAATAGCCAAACGATGTGGGATTAAGTTTGACCCCCCTTCAGTCATCCTCATCTATGAAAATGAACATACAAACAAGTTGCGTAAAAGAGTAATGCCAGTGAGGAGCTTTTCACAATACTCAGGTAACAAACTGATTGATTATCTTTCTTGTATTTGCATACATGAAGTGATTCATCTagattaaaaatgaaaatgtctTTCTTTTGGCTCACTCTTCCAGACTGCAGCAGGGCTGCAGAGACACTGAAGCATCATCCCCGTCATGGACGTTACCTGGACTCGGTGTCACTGGAGCAGCTGGTGAGGTTATACACGGTGTTCCGGGATCACCTGCGAGGTCTCAGTGTGGAGGAAAGTCTAAGAGAACAGCATCGCTCTCATGCACTTGAGGAAGATCTCAACAAGCTCAGTGATGAAGAGCTGAACCGCCGCAAAGCGCAAATGGACGTGCTGTTCGAGCTCAACCGGCGCCGCAAAGACGACCCAGACTTTGTGTACGACCTCGAGGTGAAGTTTCCTGAAAACAGCGTACGGGAAACCTGCAGTTGGGACCAGTCAGATGAAGAGGTTTGAAGACCAGGTAGTTGCTGCCTCACGGCTCCAGGGACCCCGGTTCCATCCTGATCTCAGGTTACTCTGTGTGAAGTTTCTCGATGTTCTCCctatatctgtgtgggtttcctcccaaaacatgccagtaggtgcatAGGCTGTTGTCATGTATAAATAATGTAAatatttttttacatttaaaCCAACATCTTAATATCTATTCCATATAGCTATGTTAAATATCTGAATAGATATCACAGTAGAATAAAACTAGATGATTTGTCATACTTAAGATTTCGAACGACAGCTAGTGAACTTGTGTTTTGTCAGTGTATAGCTGTAGGCAGGGtcatggaaaaaaataaaataaaatccataTCTTGCAGTAAAATGAGACACTTCAGTTAGTACAACAGCAGTGTGTACATCAGTGCCAAGCCACTAAATCACACGTTGATTCTTTTGTGCCAGctattttaaaaacttttttaaaggccatattttatttttcctaGTGAATAACATTAACAGATGGGGTATTTCtacaaaaaaaagccagtcaaaaGCACAGGAACAGCAGCACATACATTTAATAAATCCAGATTTTATGAAGATGCAAAGAAGTGCCTCAAACCCTACAAAACACAACACAGGTGTAATAGCCCTAACCCAGAAACTTATTTTCCCAATTAGATTTTtagttcagtttaaaaaaaaaaaatcatgctgcAGACAATTTTCACACTTTGACCAGCATGTGGACTGCAGGGATGTAATCAAACACCTCTGTTTAGGGTTACTTTAAACACATTTATAAAGTATCTCATAGGAGTATTGATTTCAGGATCTTAATTTATGATGAGCATACAAACATCACAAATAACCcagcaaagatctcatctcattatctctagccgctttatcctgttctacagggtcgcaggcaagctggagcctatcccagctgactacgggcgaaaggcggggtacaccctggacaagtcgccaggtcatcacagggctgacacatagacaaccattcacacctacggtcaatttagagtcaccagttaacctaacctgcatgtctttggactgtgggggaaaccggagcacctggaggaaacctacggggagaacatgcaaactctgcacagaaaggccctcgccggccacggggctcaaacccggcccttcttgctgtgaggcgacagcgctaaccaccacaccaccgtgccgcccctacccaGCAAAGATGACTTGCATTTCAGTTAAAAAAACACTTTATGGATTCTTTTTTGATCCTCTTATTTCCTTGAGGAGTGAGTTCACCCACTATAGGAGACACGCATTTTTA
Proteins encoded:
- the pigx gene encoding phosphatidylinositol-glycan biosynthesis class X protein isoform X1, with product MLVCLTGNPLITLMTCHSHPASSDPHQHDVKEKKWLGVPRCLTSTALYGDCLLRLPFTSLTEEFKCAKIRLQVTLTESKDLMVSKNAPAIIAGRKWRQVQAVEEAVAALKHADIVGYVQHGRGGLGLTAQRPAWSKASAAERRRMIMDEVKNQEEGIRRAKMVALEVHVSACLWQWGRGQAPVYDRRAEPGKVSGRTTVHLTVINLCLCVFPVTAPYLRRQRGELIPGLEHSTRFSQE
- the cep19 gene encoding centrosomal protein of 19 kDa, whose product is MPIIAKRCGIKFDPPSVILIYENEHTNKLRKRVMPVRSFSQYSDCSRAAETLKHHPRHGRYLDSVSLEQLVRLYTVFRDHLRGLSVEESLREQHRSHALEEDLNKLSDEELNRRKAQMDVLFELNRRRKDDPDFVYDLEVKFPENSVRETCSWDQSDEEV